The DNA region GAATCAATAGCTCCTTTTGTTCCTATGTTGAAATAATAAAAAAAAGTTTTGGTTTTGAGTGATGCAGAATTGTCAGATGTTATGTATTTCCAGAATTGATTAGGATTGCCTATATTGTAATTATTAAATAAACTTAAACCGGTGCCTGCATAGAAAACGGGTGTATTGAAAATTTTAATATGTCCGTATTTATTAAATGATGTTTTGTTGTACTCTTCAATGTTATTAACTGTTTCGGTTTCGTACCATTGAGTTGTGAAAAAAACTTCCTTTGCACCGTTTGAAAAAAAAATCATTGATATTTCACTGAAAGGAATTTTATAAACAAAATTATTTTGTTTGTTTTCCGAATCGTTGTATCTAACATATATGGAATCTTCACCTATAATATTTGCATTTATTTTATCGCCGTTTTTTTTTATAATTATATCCTGTGCTCGTGCAAATGAAATTAATGAAAATGCAACGATTATTACAAAGCCGATGGTATATTTTGTTTTAATGGTGATGTTTTTTGTTTATATTCGAAATTTGCAATTCAATTTTAAAATAAGAATCACTTCGGGTATTTTCCAAAAAGTTTTAAAAAGAAACGATGAATTTTGTGTGGTGTTACCAAAGGTTCTGCATACATCATAAAACAGTGCTTTGTGATGATGTTGATATTGTTTTCTTTTGCTGATTTAATTGCTGCTTCGCTTTCAGTTCCCTGCTGCAACCATAGATTTTTAATGTTTTTTGAAATAGCATCTTTGACTATAATTTCGGTTACCGAAGGATTGGTGATAATTATTGCAGCTTCGATTTTTTGGGGAATTGATTTTAAGTCAGGAAAGCATTCCTGTCCGTTGAACGTCTTCATACTCGGATTTACAGGGTATAAAATATATCCTTTTTTTAAAAGGTCGTTAAATAACTGGTTGCTGAATTTGTTTTTATTGTTAGAAACACCAACAATAGCAAGAGTTTTATGCTTCAGGAATTCATTAATTGAATATAGAGATGTTTTTTCCATTCTTTAAAGTTATTTTAATATTTTACAAATTATTTTTTCTATTTTCTTTTGTAAATCTTCAATAGAACCATTGTTTGTTAAAACGAAATCAGCCATTTCAATACACTTTGAAATGTTTTGTTTTGTAGTATCGTCGTTTTGCATTTCTCTTTTTTCGTTTGCAAGAAAAGTTTCAAAAGTAATATTGTCTGTTTCAGATTTGCGGTTAGTTATTCGCTTATAACGCAATTCAGGTTTGGCATCAATTGCTATCAGATGAAAATTCTCTTTTGTTTTCAATACTGTTACTTCACCTATAGCTCTTATGCTTTCTATTATGCAGTTTTCCGATGTTTTTGTTGCTTCTTTATAAAGTTCTTCAATTATGTAGCTTGGCGAATGTTTTGAACGAAGTTCATTTGCAACAGAAGTCATGCTATCTCTATTTATCCGTAGTTCTCTTTTTTTTATTTCTTCTATGAGGAAATTACGGACTGAAAAATGCTTGAAATTTTTATTTTTTACAAGATAATCAACAATAGTACCCTTTCCTGCACCTAAAGTTCCTGTTATTCCTATGATTATCATTTTTTTAATTATTTATTTAGTAAAAAATGGTATTGGCATATTCTAATTGTAAAAGTAATAATTTTGATTTAATAAGTAAAAAAGGTTGTAATAAAAAACAAATATGTTAGGAATAGATTTTTTTTGAAAACAATTCCTTTAACAGTTGTTATAAACGGGAAGTTGTTTTTTTGTTTTTGAAATAAGAATAGCACTAATCATAATAATTTATCGTTCTCACACTAATTTCATCAGGAATATTATTTTTAAGATAAGTGAGTTTAATCCAGTTCTTTTTTTCATCAAATACATACTCGTAAGTATATTTTACATATAAAGAGCCATCAGGTCTGTAGGTGCTTTCTTCAATTTTCATATCGTCATCATCGTATGTTGCCTTATAAATAAAAATGAGTTTTCCTTTTCCATCATAAATGTGTCTCTCAATTTCATTGTCGTAGTCATCATACTTATAATAAAACTTATCAGTCATTATTTTATTAACTTCATCATAAATACATTGCTCAATTAGGTTTCCGAGAGTATCATATTTGTTGGCATATCTTGTTTCAGGGAGATTGTCATAATACCATACTTCTTTAATCAGATTGTTTTTTTCATCAAATTCGTATTTTCTTTTCGATGTAATTATGCCATGAGGCAAGCTTCTTCTCATTTCTATAAGAACATTGTTTGTGTCGTATAAAAAGGTATCTTGGTAATTTATTGTACCACTAATATTAAAAGTCGTATTTGATATTCTATACCCTTTTTCATTAAATTTAAGCAAGTAATTGTCATCAGGATTTTTACTGATGTTTCCTTGACCTATTTCCCCTAAAACTTGATTTGCCTTAAATGTCTGAAACCTTATATCTTTTACTTTTCCCAACAATTTGCTTTTTTTCAAATCATTTTTTTTTGGATTATCAATGTTTTGAAAGCACAAAAAAATTGAAGCTAATAATATTATTGCCAGATGTTTATTTTGCATAAATAAATAAAATATAAAAAATTATGTCAACAAAGTTATTAATAATAAATTAATTGAGGACAATTTTTTTTAACAACTTTTCAAATAATGAAATTATTGGTACTTTTGATAAAAAAACTTATAAATGAATATAAACGGAAAACATTATTGTACTATTTGGACAGGAAATAATAATACCATTCATGCTATTGACCAGCGTTATTTACCATTTAAATTTGTTGTTGCCGATATTAAAACTGCTGATGATGTTTATAATGCAATAAAAGAAATGTTGGTGCGTGGTGCACCTCTTATTGGAGTTGCTGCTGCTTATGGAATGTATTTGGCTGTAATTGAATTTTCGGGACAAGAAAATTTTGAAGAAAATATAAAAAGAGCTGCTGCGAAACTCAAATCATCACGTCCTACTGCGATAAATCTTGCTTTTGCAGTTGATAAAATGCTTGATGAAATAATGAAATCAAAAGGAAATGAAATTGAAGCGGCATTAAAAAAAGCAAAAGAAATTGAAGGATTTGAAATTGAATCATGTAAAAAAATTGGAGAACATGGTTTTAAATTAATTGAGAAAATCAGCAAAAGAAAAAATGGTGAAGTAGTGAATATTTTAACACACTGTAATGCCGGTTGGCTTGCTTGCATTGACTACGGCACTGCCACTTCTCCTATTTATGCGGCTTTTGATAAGGGAATTAAAGTTCACGTATGGGTTGATGAAACCCGTCCGCGTAATCAGGGTGCAAGATTAACGGCATTTGAACTCGAACAGCATGGTGTTCCTCATACGGTGATAGCAGATAATACAGGTGGACATCTTATGCAGAATGGTTTGGTTGACATTGTTATTGTCGGAAGCGACAGGACAACAATAAATGGCGATGTTGCCAATAAAATAGGAACTTATTTAAAAGCACTTGCCGCAAAGGATAATAATATCCCTTTCTATGTGGCGTTACCTTCTTCGACTATTGATTTTTCAATTTCCGATGGATTGAAACAAATTCCTATTGAAGAAAGAAGTGAAGAAGAAGTTAAATATATGGAAGGTTTGTTGAACGGTAAAATCGAAAAAGTGCTTTTGACAACCGAAACAAGCAAATGCCGTAATTACGCATTTGATGTCACTCCTGCAAAGTATGTAACAGGACTTATAACAGAAAAGGGAATATGCGAACCAAATAAAGAAAGTATATCGAAATTATATAATGACATCTCTAAATAAAAACTGAAATTTATTTTCAGTGTATCCAGTAATTTGGATAACATTTTGTGTTTTCTTGCCGCCAGATTGGAAGGCGAACAACACATCCGTCAGGTGTTTTCAGTGAACTGTCGTAAACAGCTATTGCGGGATTAAAAATCAAATAGGTAACACCTATTGTATAAGTTTCTTTGTCGGCTTCTTTTAAGGTTTTCACTTCAAATTTATTGAACTCAAGTAAATCTTTCAGGAATTTCATTCTTTCTTCTGTAACACCTGTTTCAACTATTGTGCAGCGAACACCTTCAATTTCACCGATTATATGTTTTCCTTTTGTGAGTAATGCCATTTTTTTAAGATTAAACTATAATGTTAAAGTAAATATGTTATTTATAAAGTTGGGTATTGAAAAATAAAAGCTATGAGCCACGAGCTGTGAGTTTAAAAATGAGAGTTTATTTTTCATTTTAGATTAAGTCGTAGTATTATCAATTTTATTTTATTCTTAAACTCGAAACTCATGGCTCGAAGTTCGCGGCTTCTTAATTAATTCCAAAACTCAAGAAATTCAATTGCTCAAAAATTCCGCTTGCAAAGCCCACAACCACAATACCTATAATGCAAATAAGCAAGCCAATTCTTGTCATCCAATCACTTTTAAAATATTGAAGCGGATTTTCACTTTTATTCAAGAACATTGCTTTTACTACAAGTAAATAATAATACAGTGATATTATTGCATTTACAACAGCTATTAAAACTAATATATAAAAACCTTGTTGTGCTGCTGCCATAAATAAAAAGAATTTTCCGAAGAATCCTGCAACAGGCGGTATTCCTGCAAGAGAAAATAATGCGAGCATCATTGTCAAACTCAATTTTGGATTTGTTAAATACAAACCGTTGTAATCATCAATGTTTTCTTTTCCCGTAACATTTGAAATTGCAGCAACGACACCAAAAGCACCGAGATTAGAAAAAATGTAAATTAAAATATAATAAACTACGGATGACATTCCTAACTGATTTCCCCCTATAACACCAAGAAGTATGAACCCTGCCTGCGAGATAGACGAGAAAGCAAGAAACCTTTTCAGGTTTTGCTGCCGTATTGCAAATAAATTACCTATGGTCATTGTTAAAACAGCTGTTACATAAATTACTTCCTGCCATAAAAAAACAATTGAACGGAATACAGTAAATAAAATAATGGTGAAAATAAAAACTGCTGCACCTTTTGATATTACCGATAAATATGATGTGATGTTAATTGGTGCACCTTCGTAAACATCGGCTGTCCACAAATGGAAAGGAACAATGGAAATTTTAAATGCCATTCCTGCAAAGAAAAATATGAACGACAGAGCGAGTATTGCATTTTTTACAATCATTGGAGCAACTTCATCAAAATATATTGAGCCGGTTGCACCATATAACATTGAAATTCCGTATAACATGATACCTGATGATAGGGCAGAAGATAGTATGAGTTTTACTCCTGCTTCAGCAGATTTGTTCTTGTAAATTTCATAAGCGGCAAGTGCAGCTATTGGAATAGTTGCAAGTTCAAGTCCGAGATAAAACATTAAAAAATCGCCTGATGAAATCATAAAGTTCATTCCGATTAAAGTTGAAATAAGTAAAACAAAATATTCACTTATTTTATTTTTATTTTCATCAAGTTTTAACCAACTGTATGATTGAATAAAAATAATTAGTACACCGATATTTAAAATATTTTTTACTGTTACTCGTAATAAATCCGTATTGTACATTCCGCCGAAAAGCTTGCCCTCAGGCACGGGAAAGAATCCTACAATGGTTATAATTGAAAATAAAATAACAGATAAACTTTTTATTCCTTTTTTGTTTTCACCTGTAAATATTTCTGCAAGTAAAATAATTGCTGTAAAAACCACGAGCAGCAATTCGTGACGCATCAGTAAAAAGTCCTGTAAGTTCATACTTATTATATAAAAAAGTTAATTGTTAATAGTTAATTGTTAATCGTAAATAGAAATCATATTTTTTTTCACAACTTCACAATTTTTTTTTAAAATCCCAAATCGTAAATTCTTAATCCTAAATTTATTTTTATAACATTCCTGCAAGTTTATTCAATATGGGCATCAAGCTATCTCCAATCATATCCGACAGCCATAATGGTGCCAAACCTATTGCTGCTACAGGAATTATAAGTGCTATTGTTGATACTCTTTCAAACCATTTTGCATCGCCAAGGTGTTCGTAATGCTTATTTGTTATTGGACCAAGTAAAAGAATTCCTATTACTCTTAATATGTAAACCGCCGTAATCACTATTGATGAGCAAGCCAGAATTGTTACTACACGATGAAAAGTATCAGCATGTTGGAACGAACCCACAAATATTGTCATTTCGGCAACAAATCCGCTAAGCCCGGGTAATCCTAAAGAAGCGAGGCCTCCGATAACATAGCAAACTGCAAGAAACGGCATGACTTTCATCAAGCCGCCCATTTCATTGATATATCGGGTGTGTGTTCTTCCATAAATCATTCCTATTAATGCGAAGAAAAGTGCTGTCATCAAGCCGTGAGATATCATTTGCAATATTGCACCATCCATTGCCGTTTTATTCATCATCAGCAAAGCAAATAAAACAAGTCCGCAATGGCTAACCGATGAGTATGCGTTGATGTATTTCAAATCCTTCTGGACTATTGCTCCAAAAGCCCCGTAAACAACACTAATAGCAGTTAATATAATGAAAATCCATGCGAGTTCATGAGCGGCATAAGGCATTAAATACATTGCAACCCTGAAACAACCATAGCCACCAAGCTTCATTAATACTCCTGCGTGAAGCATTGACACTGCTGTTGGTGCAGATGCATGACCATCGGGCGACCATGTATGCAAAGGAAACATTGCACCCAAAACACCGAATCCGACAAATGTAAGCGGGAAAAAGAAAAGTTGTTTGTCGTGCGGCATATTATTTTTAGCAATTTCAAGCATATTAAAAGTTAATTTACTTATATCGGGATTTGAATAAAAATATATTCCAAGTATGCCGACAAGTAAAAATGCAGAGCCGCCCATTAACATTAGTGTAAGTTTCATTGCGGAATATTCTCTCGGACCGCTTCCCCAGATGCCGATTAACAGATACATTGGAATAACTGCTACTTCATAAAATAAAAACATTGTAAACAAATCGAGGGAAATAAAAAATCCGAAAACACCGCCTGACAATAATATCAGAGAAATAAAAAATTCTCTTGACAGAAATTCAACTTGCCATGATGCGAAAATACCTGCAACTACAACTATTGCGGTTAAGCCAATCATAGCGACAGAAATTCCGTCAACACCTATTGCATAATGAATATTCAAAGCAGGAAACCACATGTAATCTTGAACAAATACCATTATATCTTTTACTCCTGATTTTCTTAATGCAAGATATCGAATAATCAGGTTTGCAGCCATAAGCAACTGAATTCCCATGCCGATAGCAGCAGCAACTCTTGCCTGCTTGTTATTTTTCGTGAATAATATTGCAAAAATTGTGAGTACCGGTACTACTACGAATAATGTTAAAATATCTAATTTCATCTTTTTAAATATTTAAAAAGTAAATATGTAAACAAAAACTATAACCAATAATATCACACCCGAAATAAAAGCATAGCCATATTGTTGCAATTGACCTGACTGAAATTCTCTTATTTCGAATGATGCGAGATTTGTGAGCCATGCAAATAAATTCATTGTGCCATCAACAATGTGCCTGTCGAACCATGCAATAGGTACGGAAATGAATCTGAAAATAATTTTCTTTGTTACGAATAAATATAATTCATCAAAATAAAATTTATTGTAAGCCCATCTGTAAAAGAATTTGAACGATGCAGAAACTTTATCGGGAAGAGAGCTTTCTTTTTTATAAAGTACGTAAGCAATTACAATTCCTATTAATCCAACAAGAATTGAAAGTGATGCAACAGGCATCCATTCAATTTCGGTTTCAAATGGTTTTAAATCGGAAGAAATAAATTGTGAGAAAGGAATATATCCTGCGAATATTGAAGCAGCAGCAAGAAACATCAACGGAATTGTCATTACCAAAGGTGATTCATGGGGCGTATGGTGGTAGTGTGGTTCTTTGTTCCAGAATACACGAAAATATAATCTGAACATGTAAAATGCAGTTAAGCCGGCAACAAATAATTGAGTCCAGAATATAATCGGATTGTGATGATAAGCAGCAGTTAAAATTTCATCTTTACTGAAAAATGCCGATAATCCAGGAATTCCTGCAATCGTTAAACATGCAATTAAAAAAGTTATGTGAGTTATTGGCAAATATTTTCTTAATCCGCCCATCTCATTCATCACGTTGCTGTGAACGGCGTGAATAATGGCTCCTGCACCGAGGAACAATAATGCTTTAAACATTGCATGAGTGAACAAGTGAAACATTGAAGCCATATAACCAAGTCCTTCGTGCCCGCCATAACCCGAAACGCCCAATCCAACCATCATGTAACCAATTTGCGACATTGTAGAGTATGCAAGAACGCGCTTTATGTCGAATTGTGTACATGCAATAATTGCTGCAAACAAAGATGAAAATGCACCAACATAAGCGACTACTAAAAGCCCATCGGGTGCAGAGATTGCGTATATCGGGAATAATCTTGCAACGAGATAAACACCGGCAACAACCATAGTAGCGGCATGAATTAATGCAGAAACGGGAGTTGGACCTTCCATTGCATCAGGCAGCCAGATGTGCAACGGGAACATTGCCGATTTTCCGGCACCTCCCATGAATACAAAAATCAGCGACCATGTCATAACAGACAAACCAAGAAATGCTGCTCCGCTTCCTTGAGCAATTGCAGCACCATGCGGATTTGTGAGTTCAATGAAATCAAATGTTTTTGTATTGAAAGAAAGAATTAGTATTCCGATTAAAAAACCTAAATCTGCAAAGCGTGTAACAATAAATGCTTTTTTGCCGGCAGAAACAGCAGTCGGTCTTTCATAATAAAAGCTAATTAGCAGATATGAGGAAACACCTACTAATTCCCAGAAAATATACATCTGGAAAATATTTGTTGCTACTACCAAGCCGAGCATCGAAAAGCTGAATAGTGAAAGCTTGGCGAAAAATCTGTGAAAGCCCTTTTCGCCTTTCATGTATCCGTTACTGTAAATGTGAACCATTAATGACACGGTGGTTATAACAATAAGCATCATCACTGAAATAGGGTCGAGCAAAACGCCCAAATCAATATGTAAATACTCGGTTAAGTTAAGCCACCTGATATTGAAAGCAGAAATTTTTTCATAAGCACCGTTTACTTTGCCTACAACAAAGAAATACTGATATGCTGTGATGTATGATAATACCGCAGAAACAAATAATCCGGTTGTTCCGAGTATTCCCGAAATTGCAGGTTTATATTTATGCCCTGTTAAGCCAATAAAAACAAACATTAAGAGCGGCACTAAGGCAATCCAGATTGTGTATGTGAAATTGTATTCCATCTTTTTGTTATTTAGCTGTGAGTTTCGAGCTGCGAACTTCGAGTACCAGTAATTATTACCTTAATTCTTATATTAATTTTAATTAAAATTTATTTTCTCGTAGCTAAAAGCTCGTAGCTCA from Bacteroidales bacterium includes:
- the nuoL gene encoding NADH-quinone oxidoreductase subunit L yields the protein MEYNFTYTIWIALVPLLMFVFIGLTGHKYKPAISGILGTTGLFVSAVLSYITAYQYFFVVGKVNGAYEKISAFNIRWLNLTEYLHIDLGVLLDPISVMMLIVITTVSLMVHIYSNGYMKGEKGFHRFFAKLSLFSFSMLGLVVATNIFQMYIFWELVGVSSYLLISFYYERPTAVSAGKKAFIVTRFADLGFLIGILILSFNTKTFDFIELTNPHGAAIAQGSGAAFLGLSVMTWSLIFVFMGGAGKSAMFPLHIWLPDAMEGPTPVSALIHAATMVVAGVYLVARLFPIYAISAPDGLLVVAYVGAFSSLFAAIIACTQFDIKRVLAYSTMSQIGYMMVGLGVSGYGGHEGLGYMASMFHLFTHAMFKALLFLGAGAIIHAVHSNVMNEMGGLRKYLPITHITFLIACLTIAGIPGLSAFFSKDEILTAAYHHNPIIFWTQLFVAGLTAFYMFRLYFRVFWNKEPHYHHTPHESPLVMTIPLMFLAAASIFAGYIPFSQFISSDLKPFETEIEWMPVASLSILVGLIGIVIAYVLYKKESSLPDKVSASFKFFYRWAYNKFYFDELYLFVTKKIIFRFISVPIAWFDRHIVDGTMNLFAWLTNLASFEIREFQSGQLQQYGYAFISGVILLVIVFVYIFTF
- a CDS encoding NADH-quinone oxidoreductase subunit N produces the protein MNLQDFLLMRHELLLVVFTAIILLAEIFTGENKKGIKSLSVILFSIITIVGFFPVPEGKLFGGMYNTDLLRVTVKNILNIGVLIIFIQSYSWLKLDENKNKISEYFVLLISTLIGMNFMISSGDFLMFYLGLELATIPIAALAAYEIYKNKSAEAGVKLILSSALSSGIMLYGISMLYGATGSIYFDEVAPMIVKNAILALSFIFFFAGMAFKISIVPFHLWTADVYEGAPINITSYLSVISKGAAVFIFTIILFTVFRSIVFLWQEVIYVTAVLTMTIGNLFAIRQQNLKRFLAFSSISQAGFILLGVIGGNQLGMSSVVYYILIYIFSNLGAFGVVAAISNVTGKENIDDYNGLYLTNPKLSLTMMLALFSLAGIPPVAGFFGKFFLFMAAAQQGFYILVLIAVVNAIISLYYYLLVVKAMFLNKSENPLQYFKSDWMTRIGLLICIIGIVVVGFASGIFEQLNFLSFGIN
- a CDS encoding AAA family ATPase, whose protein sequence is MIIIGITGTLGAGKGTIVDYLVKNKNFKHFSVRNFLIEEIKKRELRINRDSMTSVANELRSKHSPSYIIEELYKEATKTSENCIIESIRAIGEVTVLKTKENFHLIAIDAKPELRYKRITNRKSETDNITFETFLANEKREMQNDDTTKQNISKCIEMADFVLTNNGSIEDLQKKIEKIICKILK
- a CDS encoding CoA-binding protein → MEKTSLYSINEFLKHKTLAIVGVSNNKNKFSNQLFNDLLKKGYILYPVNPSMKTFNGQECFPDLKSIPQKIEAAIIITNPSVTEIIVKDAISKNIKNLWLQQGTESEAAIKSAKENNINIITKHCFMMYAEPLVTPHKIHRFFLKLFGKYPK
- a CDS encoding NADH-quinone oxidoreductase subunit M, whose amino-acid sequence is MKLDILTLFVVVPVLTIFAILFTKNNKQARVAAAIGMGIQLLMAANLIIRYLALRKSGVKDIMVFVQDYMWFPALNIHYAIGVDGISVAMIGLTAIVVVAGIFASWQVEFLSREFFISLILLSGGVFGFFISLDLFTMFLFYEVAVIPMYLLIGIWGSGPREYSAMKLTLMLMGGSAFLLVGILGIYFYSNPDISKLTFNMLEIAKNNMPHDKQLFFFPLTFVGFGVLGAMFPLHTWSPDGHASAPTAVSMLHAGVLMKLGGYGCFRVAMYLMPYAAHELAWIFIILTAISVVYGAFGAIVQKDLKYINAYSSVSHCGLVLFALLMMNKTAMDGAILQMISHGLMTALFFALIGMIYGRTHTRYINEMGGLMKVMPFLAVCYVIGGLASLGLPGLSGFVAEMTIFVGSFQHADTFHRVVTILACSSIVITAVYILRVIGILLLGPITNKHYEHLGDAKWFERVSTIALIIPVAAIGLAPLWLSDMIGDSLMPILNKLAGML
- the mtnA gene encoding S-methyl-5-thioribose-1-phosphate isomerase, producing the protein MNINGKHYCTIWTGNNNTIHAIDQRYLPFKFVVADIKTADDVYNAIKEMLVRGAPLIGVAAAYGMYLAVIEFSGQENFEENIKRAAAKLKSSRPTAINLAFAVDKMLDEIMKSKGNEIEAALKKAKEIEGFEIESCKKIGEHGFKLIEKISKRKNGEVVNILTHCNAGWLACIDYGTATSPIYAAFDKGIKVHVWVDETRPRNQGARLTAFELEQHGVPHTVIADNTGGHLMQNGLVDIVIVGSDRTTINGDVANKIGTYLKALAAKDNNIPFYVALPSSTIDFSISDGLKQIPIEERSEEEVKYMEGLLNGKIEKVLLTTETSKCRNYAFDVTPAKYVTGLITEKGICEPNKESISKLYNDISK